A DNA window from Phaeobacter sp. A36a-5a contains the following coding sequences:
- a CDS encoding molybdenum cofactor biosynthesis protein MoaE codes for MRIAVQEATFDLGEESQRFAADVATSGANAGAIVTFTGVVRGSDSGDMVAMEIEHYPGMTERAIGQITEEALRRWSLADALVIHRHGRLVPGEQIMMVATAARHRSDAFEAAEYLMDYLKSRAPFWKKELTQDGSGNWVEAKDSDEDALTRWD; via the coding sequence ATGCGGATCGCAGTGCAGGAGGCCACCTTTGATCTGGGCGAGGAGAGCCAGCGCTTTGCGGCAGATGTTGCGACGTCCGGCGCCAATGCCGGCGCCATCGTGACGTTCACCGGCGTTGTGCGCGGGTCGGACAGCGGCGATATGGTGGCGATGGAGATCGAACATTACCCCGGCATGACCGAGCGTGCGATCGGGCAGATCACGGAGGAGGCGCTGCGGCGCTGGTCTCTGGCCGATGCGCTGGTGATCCACCGCCATGGACGTCTGGTCCCCGGCGAGCAGATCATGATGGTCGCCACTGCCGCACGCCACCGGTCCGATGCTTTTGAGGCGGCGGAATATCTGATGGATTACCTCAAGTCCCGCGCGCCCTTCTGGAAGAAAGAGCTGACACAGGACGGTTCGGGCAACTGGGTCGAGGCCAAAGACAGCGATGAAGATGCCCTGACCCGCTGGGACTGA
- a CDS encoding GNAT family N-acetyltransferase, translated as MTWRPAQDNDLPAVQDLLHRHIESSMFLLINLRDHGLAGTAPKAVQLWVRGRAEDGVAGLTNNGSLLIQAGAATAEDWRQLQQLVDHRLAQTASQQQVGVLGETAQLRRYLAATGLDQRPKRLDRDEPGLALTLSDLDRSSLDRPQLRGAVLHPLSAAPRPMLVQWRAAYHQETLGTPASEAVAVAAGDIDSYLLRDSHRVLEVAGHWVAMTGFNAQLPKVVQIGGVYTPQEQRGRGYARCALAFHLQEVQTAGVEKAVLFAAGDAAVRAYRAIGFQPIGGYSLVLFDQEPETVVTAGALTT; from the coding sequence ATGACTTGGCGCCCGGCACAGGACAATGATCTCCCGGCGGTTCAGGATCTGCTGCATCGCCATATCGAAAGCTCCATGTTTCTGCTGATCAACCTGCGTGATCACGGGCTGGCTGGCACCGCGCCAAAGGCGGTGCAGCTCTGGGTGCGCGGTCGCGCAGAGGATGGTGTTGCCGGGCTCACCAATAATGGGAGTCTCTTGATCCAGGCGGGCGCCGCCACCGCAGAGGACTGGCGGCAGCTGCAACAGCTGGTGGATCACCGACTGGCGCAGACAGCGTCGCAACAGCAGGTCGGCGTGTTGGGGGAGACCGCCCAGCTGCGCCGCTACCTCGCCGCCACCGGCCTTGATCAGCGGCCCAAGCGCCTTGACCGCGATGAGCCGGGGCTGGCGCTGACCCTGTCCGATCTGGATCGGAGCAGCCTTGATCGTCCGCAGCTGCGGGGCGCGGTGTTGCATCCGCTATCTGCGGCACCCCGCCCGATGTTGGTACAGTGGCGGGCCGCCTACCATCAGGAAACTCTGGGCACTCCGGCATCAGAGGCCGTCGCCGTCGCGGCCGGCGATATCGACAGCTATCTGCTGCGCGACAGCCATAGGGTGCTTGAGGTGGCGGGCCATTGGGTTGCGATGACCGGCTTCAACGCCCAGCTGCCGAAGGTCGTGCAGATTGGCGGGGTCTATACGCCACAAGAGCAACGCGGTCGCGGCTATGCCCGCTGCGCTCTGGCATTCCACCTGCAAGAGGTCCAGACCGCAGGGGTCGAGAAGGCGGTTCTCTTTGCAGCCGGAGACGCGGCAGTCCGGGCCTATCGTGCCATCGGGTTCCAACCCATCGGGGGCTATTCGCTTGTCCTGTTCGATCAGGAACCCGAGACCGTCGTGACCGCGGGAGCGCTGACAACATGA
- the pgsA gene encoding CDP-diacylglycerol--glycerol-3-phosphate 3-phosphatidyltransferase, translating to MKWTVPNILTLLRLVAAPGLAIMFLYFSRPYADWFALILFVSAAITDWFDGYLARSWGQETKMGAMLDPIADKAMVVIALMILVGYAAEHWTPWLVLPATVILFREVFVSGLREFLGDTAGTLKVTSLAKWKTTAQMIAIATLFSQGIFEHYLVMSSFGMDQSIVDQIMMGEISDEFGLRWKFEGMIWTGRLGLWLLWIAAALTLITGADYMRKALPHLKETR from the coding sequence ATGAAATGGACTGTTCCCAATATCCTCACCCTCCTGCGACTGGTGGCAGCCCCGGGGCTCGCGATCATGTTCCTCTATTTTTCGCGCCCCTATGCCGATTGGTTTGCGCTGATCCTATTTGTCAGCGCGGCCATAACCGACTGGTTTGATGGCTATCTGGCACGCTCCTGGGGGCAGGAGACCAAGATGGGCGCGATGCTGGACCCGATTGCCGACAAGGCAATGGTGGTGATCGCGCTGATGATCCTGGTTGGATATGCTGCCGAGCATTGGACACCCTGGCTGGTCCTGCCTGCAACGGTGATCCTGTTTCGCGAAGTCTTCGTCTCGGGCCTGCGCGAATTTCTTGGAGATACGGCCGGCACGCTCAAGGTGACGTCACTGGCGAAATGGAAAACCACGGCGCAGATGATCGCCATCGCCACCTTGTTTTCGCAAGGGATCTTTGAACACTATCTGGTCATGTCCTCCTTTGGCATGGATCAGTCGATTGTGGATCAGATCATGATGGGGGAGATCAGCGACGAGTTCGGCCTGCGCTGGAAGTTCGAGGGCATGATCTGGACCGGCCGACTCGGGTTGTGGCTGCTTTGGATCGCGGCCGCGCTGACCCTGATCACCGGCGCTGACTACATGCGCAAGGCACTGCCACATCTGAAGGAGACCCGCTGA
- a CDS encoding 16S rRNA (uracil(1498)-N(3))-methyltransferase — translation MSAKIRLYVEHPLGAGQSVPLDRDQAHYLFGVMRQTVGAQLLLFNGRDGEWRVEVAEASKRSGVLICQEQTRPLVLPPDLWLLFAPIKKARTDFIVEKAAEMGAVRILPVQTDFTNSDRIRQDRLQAHAVEAAEQCGGTYVPEVADLQKLSRLLDHWPEERQLMFCDEAEVGSALALASEAQAQVPWAILIGPEGGFSEAERKRLHALPQSHVVSLGPRILRADTAAVAALTVWQQRYGDW, via the coding sequence ATGAGTGCAAAGATCAGACTGTATGTAGAGCACCCGCTGGGGGCAGGGCAATCGGTTCCTCTGGACCGCGATCAGGCGCATTACCTGTTTGGGGTCATGCGGCAGACGGTGGGGGCGCAGCTGTTGCTGTTCAACGGACGGGACGGCGAATGGCGCGTCGAGGTGGCCGAGGCCAGCAAGCGCAGCGGTGTCCTTATCTGCCAGGAGCAGACCCGGCCATTGGTGCTGCCGCCGGATTTGTGGCTGCTGTTCGCCCCGATCAAGAAGGCGCGAACTGATTTCATCGTGGAGAAGGCCGCTGAAATGGGCGCGGTGCGGATCCTGCCGGTGCAGACCGATTTCACCAATTCCGACCGCATCCGGCAGGATCGACTTCAGGCCCATGCGGTGGAGGCCGCCGAGCAATGTGGCGGCACCTACGTGCCGGAGGTCGCGGATCTTCAGAAACTCTCGCGGCTGCTCGACCATTGGCCCGAAGAGCGCCAGCTGATGTTTTGTGACGAAGCAGAGGTCGGCAGCGCATTGGCACTGGCCAGCGAGGCACAGGCACAGGTACCTTGGGCCATCCTGATCGGTCCCGAGGGCGGGTTTTCCGAGGCAGAGCGCAAGCGTCTCCACGCGTTGCCGCAATCCCATGTCGTGAGCCTTGGTCCCCGCATCCTGCGCGCGGATACCGCAGCGGTGGCGGCGCTGACCGTTTGGCAGCAACGCTATGGGGATTGGTAA
- the pyrC gene encoding dihydroorotase translates to MTLLFTNARLIDPEAGTDSLGAVLVHSGRIAAVEKNGTDPDQLFRTRNIGAEDVTLIDCHGKCLAPGIVDIGVKVCEPGERHKESYKSAGLAAAAGGVTTMVTRPDTTPAIDSPETLEFVTRRAQADAPVNVLPMAALTKGREGREMTEIGFLMDAGAVAFSDCDHVVADTKVFSRALSYARSCGALVIAHPQEPGLSKGAAATSGKFATLRGLPAVTPMAERMGLDRDIALLEMTGARYHADQITTARALPALQRAKANGLDITAGTSIHHLTLNELDVADYRTFFKVKPPLRSEEDRLALIDALREGLIDTISSMHTPQDEESKRLPFEEAAAGAVALETLLPAALRLYHAEQLDLPTLFRAMALNPAKRLGLDCGRLAEGAPADLVLFDADQPFVMDRFSLHSKSQNTPFDGQRMQGRVLATYVAGEPVYRRD, encoded by the coding sequence ATGACCCTCTTGTTCACCAACGCCCGACTGATCGACCCCGAAGCCGGCACCGACAGCCTAGGTGCGGTTCTGGTACACTCGGGGCGCATTGCAGCGGTTGAAAAGAATGGCACCGACCCTGACCAATTGTTTCGCACGCGAAACATTGGGGCAGAGGATGTGACCCTTATTGACTGCCACGGAAAATGTCTTGCGCCGGGTATCGTCGACATCGGGGTCAAGGTCTGCGAACCCGGGGAACGTCACAAGGAAAGCTATAAATCCGCAGGCCTTGCAGCAGCGGCAGGGGGGGTTACCACCATGGTAACGCGGCCGGATACGACGCCCGCCATCGACAGCCCCGAGACACTGGAATTCGTGACCCGTCGCGCGCAGGCCGATGCACCGGTGAACGTGCTGCCAATGGCCGCCCTGACCAAGGGGCGCGAGGGCCGAGAAATGACCGAGATCGGCTTTCTCATGGATGCAGGTGCGGTTGCCTTTTCCGATTGCGATCATGTCGTCGCCGACACCAAGGTGTTCTCCCGCGCCCTGTCTTATGCGCGCAGCTGCGGCGCGCTGGTCATCGCCCACCCCCAGGAGCCGGGATTGAGCAAAGGGGCCGCCGCAACCTCGGGTAAATTCGCCACGCTGCGTGGGCTGCCCGCCGTCACCCCGATGGCCGAGCGGATGGGACTGGATCGCGATATCGCCCTGCTGGAAATGACTGGAGCGCGGTATCACGCAGATCAGATCACCACCGCGCGCGCCCTGCCCGCCCTTCAGCGGGCCAAAGCCAACGGGCTGGACATCACTGCCGGAACCTCGATCCATCACCTGACCCTGAACGAGCTGGACGTTGCCGACTACCGCACCTTCTTCAAGGTCAAACCGCCGCTGCGATCCGAGGAGGACAGGCTGGCATTGATCGACGCGCTGCGCGAGGGGCTGATCGACACGATCTCCTCGATGCACACACCGCAGGATGAAGAAAGCAAGCGCCTGCCGTTTGAGGAAGCCGCCGCCGGGGCTGTCGCACTGGAAACACTGCTGCCCGCGGCCTTGCGGCTTTATCATGCCGAACAGCTGGACCTGCCAACGCTGTTTCGGGCCATGGCCCTGAACCCGGCCAAACGACTGGGGCTCGACTGCGGTCGCCTGGCCGAAGGCGCACCGGCTGATCTGGTGCTGTTTGACGCCGACCAGCCCTTTGTAATGGACCGTTTTTCGCTGCACTCGAAATCGCAGAACACCCCCTTTGACGGGCAGCGCATGCAAGGTAGGGTGCTGGCAACTTATGTGGCCGGCGAACCGGTCTATCGGAGAGACTGA
- a CDS encoding YHS domain-containing (seleno)protein, translating into MNTVKSLLGGIALSVTLATSTLAAGVDVNASSTGLAMQGYDPVAYFNAGEPTKGSYKVTATFDDATYWFATEENKALFEASPEAYVPAYGGYCAFGAAMGFKFDGDPNEWKIVDNVLYLNLSKDIQERWSKDIPGFIEKADVNWKEIADAEPAELLQ; encoded by the coding sequence ATGAACACCGTAAAATCCCTTCTGGGCGGGATCGCCCTTTCCGTGACACTGGCAACCTCGACACTGGCAGCCGGCGTGGATGTCAACGCCTCCTCCACCGGTCTGGCAATGCAGGGCTACGACCCGGTCGCATATTTCAACGCCGGAGAGCCGACCAAAGGATCCTACAAGGTAACCGCGACATTCGATGACGCCACCTACTGGTTTGCCACCGAGGAAAACAAAGCACTGTTTGAAGCCAGCCCCGAGGCCTATGTCCCGGCCTATGGTGGCTACTGCGCCTTTGGGGCCGCGATGGGCTTCAAATTCGACGGCGACCCGAACGAATGGAAAATCGTCGACAATGTGCTTTACCTGAACCTGTCGAAGGACATTCAGGAACGCTGGAGCAAGGACATTCCCGGCTTCATTGAAAAAGCTGATGTGAACTGGAAAGAAATCGCCGACGCTGAACCGGCCGAGCTCCTGCAGTAA
- the moaD gene encoding molybdopterin converting factor subunit 1 has translation MDILYFAWVRERIGLPKEKIETTAGTVRELVGELSARDPRYAAAFADLSALRVALDQDLSDFDASLEGVREVAFFPPMTGG, from the coding sequence ATGGATATCCTCTATTTCGCCTGGGTGCGCGAACGTATCGGCCTGCCGAAGGAAAAGATCGAGACAACTGCCGGCACCGTGCGCGAGCTGGTGGGCGAGCTGAGCGCCCGGGATCCGCGCTATGCGGCCGCATTTGCCGACCTGTCGGCGCTTCGTGTGGCGCTGGATCAGGACCTCTCGGATTTCGATGCCTCGTTGGAGGGCGTGCGCGAAGTGGCGTTCTTCCCGCCGATGACCGGAGGCTGA
- a CDS encoding glutamate--cysteine ligase, with translation MSIPQSGGGPIERHEQLAEYLASGCKPRDQWRIGTEHEKFGYCKDSLKPLPFEGTRSIVAVLEGLRDRHGWSEVREGGHLIGLEKDGANVSLEPGGALELSGAPLETIHETCDEVNTHLREVKDIADEIGVGFIGLGAAPIWTHEEMPLMPKGRYKLMDAYMGKVGTMGRTMMRRTCTVQVNLDFGSEADMVQKMRVAIALQPVATALFANSPFHEGKPNNHKSWRSRVWRDLDADRTGMVPFVFEEGFGFERWVQYALDVPMYFVYRDGQYIDALGMSFRDFLNGELPALPGETPTLSDWADHLTTAFPEARIKKYMEMRGADGGPWRRLCALPAFWVGMMYDQSSLDAAWDLAKGWDAETREALRVAASEQGLQAQVGNIKMHDLAREVVAISEAGLKSRGRAGAGGLVPDETHFLNALKDSIETGKVPADELLDRYNGDWNGDLSRIYAEYSY, from the coding sequence ATGTCTATTCCTCAATCCGGCGGTGGGCCGATCGAACGTCACGAGCAGCTTGCGGAATATCTTGCCTCCGGCTGCAAGCCCCGTGACCAGTGGCGGATCGGTACGGAGCACGAGAAATTCGGCTACTGCAAGGACTCCCTGAAACCGCTACCATTTGAGGGCACCCGCTCCATCGTTGCCGTGCTTGAGGGCTTGCGCGACCGCCATGGCTGGTCGGAGGTGCGCGAAGGGGGGCATCTGATCGGTCTGGAAAAGGATGGCGCCAATGTTTCGCTGGAACCCGGTGGTGCCTTGGAACTCTCTGGTGCGCCATTGGAGACCATCCACGAGACCTGCGACGAGGTGAACACCCACCTGCGCGAGGTGAAGGATATCGCCGACGAGATCGGCGTCGGGTTCATCGGTCTGGGCGCGGCTCCGATCTGGACCCATGAAGAAATGCCGCTGATGCCCAAGGGTCGCTACAAGCTGATGGACGCCTATATGGGCAAGGTCGGCACCATGGGGCGGACCATGATGCGGAGGACCTGTACCGTGCAGGTCAATCTCGACTTCGGATCGGAGGCCGACATGGTGCAGAAAATGCGGGTGGCCATCGCGCTGCAACCCGTTGCCACTGCGCTGTTCGCCAATTCTCCCTTCCATGAGGGAAAACCGAACAACCACAAATCCTGGCGCTCGCGGGTCTGGCGCGATCTGGATGCAGATCGGACCGGCATGGTGCCTTTCGTGTTCGAAGAGGGCTTCGGCTTTGAACGCTGGGTGCAATATGCCCTCGATGTGCCGATGTACTTTGTCTACCGCGACGGCCAGTACATTGATGCACTTGGCATGTCGTTCCGCGATTTTCTCAACGGGGAACTGCCCGCACTGCCGGGTGAAACCCCGACTCTCAGCGACTGGGCCGATCACCTGACGACGGCTTTCCCTGAGGCACGTATCAAGAAATACATGGAGATGCGGGGCGCCGACGGTGGCCCGTGGCGTCGCCTCTGTGCCCTGCCGGCCTTCTGGGTGGGGATGATGTACGATCAATCCAGCCTTGATGCCGCCTGGGATCTGGCCAAGGGCTGGGACGCGGAAACCCGTGAAGCCCTGCGTGTCGCCGCTTCGGAGCAGGGGCTGCAGGCACAGGTGGGCAATATCAAGATGCACGATCTGGCGCGCGAAGTGGTGGCGATTTCCGAGGCGGGTCTCAAATCCCGCGGTCGCGCGGGCGCCGGTGGGCTGGTGCCGGATGAAACGCATTTCCTCAACGCGCTGAAGGACAGTATTGAAACCGGCAAGGTCCCGGCGGATGAGCTGCTCGACCGCTACAATGGCGACTGGAACGGCGATCTGAGCCGGATCTACGCGGAATACAGCTACTGA
- a CDS encoding OmpA family protein: MRLSSLLISGLTFVAAAALSLVVAGFAVTGIEAGSETAVRRALDKAGYTWAEVTADGLRVILNGTAPDEATRFGAISLVGGVVDAARVIDDMQITPSEGIAPPRFSAEILRNDSGISIIGLIPRVTDRDTVITRLNTIAGADQVADLLETANYAAPKGWMSAMDYALDALSLLPRSKISVEAEEVSITAISDSIEAKEQIEKRLTRMAPAGLRLSLDIAAPRPVITPFTLRYSIDGSGGRFDACSAESELSRDRILRAAEKAGFDGKVDCVIGMGVPSPNWARAAELGIAALAELGAGSMTLANADMTLVAAEGTAPALFDHVVGELESALPQVFAVHAVLPQPEANAGNGPPEFTATLSPEGQVQLRGRISDEALRQISSSYAKARFGSDNVHSATRVVEDLPADWPVRVLAGLEALSFLQRGAVSVTPDSLTLSGMSHREDAPAEIAKLLSAKLGEAESYELNVSYEEPPEPADKPMSPELCEAELAAVQTVSKITFEPGSATVAAGSRDTLDQIADILSRCNGVRLEIQGHTDSQGREEMNQSLSQSRAQSVLNELRGRRLVTSSFTAKGYGESTPIATNDTEEGREANRRIEFRLIRPANDPTSETTLDEAAAEEAAPDSEQETSGQ; the protein is encoded by the coding sequence ATGCGCCTGTCCTCGCTTTTGATCTCTGGCCTGACCTTTGTCGCGGCTGCCGCGCTCAGTCTGGTTGTGGCCGGGTTTGCAGTGACGGGGATCGAAGCAGGCAGCGAAACCGCCGTGCGGCGCGCGTTGGACAAGGCAGGCTACACCTGGGCCGAGGTGACCGCCGACGGGCTGCGGGTGATCCTGAACGGCACCGCCCCCGATGAGGCCACACGCTTTGGCGCGATTTCGCTGGTGGGTGGCGTGGTCGATGCGGCGCGCGTGATCGACGACATGCAGATCACCCCGTCCGAAGGGATCGCCCCTCCGCGATTTTCGGCTGAGATCCTGCGCAATGACAGCGGCATTTCGATCATCGGACTGATCCCCCGCGTCACGGATCGTGACACGGTGATCACGCGGCTGAATACGATTGCGGGCGCCGATCAGGTCGCCGATCTGCTGGAGACCGCCAATTACGCCGCTCCGAAGGGCTGGATGTCTGCGATGGATTACGCGCTGGACGCGCTGAGCCTGCTGCCCCGGTCCAAGATTTCGGTTGAGGCCGAGGAAGTTTCGATCACCGCGATCTCGGACAGTATCGAAGCCAAGGAACAGATCGAGAAACGCCTGACACGGATGGCGCCGGCCGGTCTGCGCCTGTCGCTGGATATCGCGGCCCCGCGTCCGGTCATTACTCCATTTACACTGCGCTACAGCATTGATGGCTCTGGCGGGCGCTTTGATGCCTGTTCCGCCGAAAGCGAGCTGAGCCGCGACCGCATCCTGCGGGCCGCCGAGAAGGCCGGGTTTGACGGCAAGGTTGACTGCGTGATCGGCATGGGCGTTCCCTCGCCCAATTGGGCGCGCGCCGCAGAGCTGGGGATCGCGGCACTGGCCGAGCTGGGCGCTGGATCCATGACACTGGCCAATGCCGATATGACGCTGGTCGCCGCCGAAGGCACCGCACCGGCGCTGTTTGACCATGTCGTGGGAGAGTTGGAAAGCGCCCTGCCGCAGGTCTTTGCGGTTCACGCGGTCCTGCCGCAACCCGAAGCCAACGCGGGCAATGGGCCGCCTGAGTTCACCGCAACCCTGAGTCCGGAGGGCCAGGTCCAGCTGCGCGGGCGCATTTCGGATGAGGCGCTGCGTCAGATCAGCAGCAGCTATGCCAAGGCCCGGTTTGGTTCCGACAATGTTCACAGCGCCACCCGCGTTGTCGAAGACCTGCCTGCCGACTGGCCTGTGCGGGTGCTGGCCGGGCTGGAGGCGCTGTCCTTTCTGCAACGCGGTGCGGTCTCCGTGACGCCGGATAGTCTCACACTGAGCGGGATGAGCCACCGCGAAGACGCCCCGGCTGAAATTGCCAAGCTGCTGTCGGCCAAGCTGGGCGAGGCGGAGAGCTATGAGCTGAACGTCTCCTATGAGGAGCCGCCGGAGCCTGCGGACAAACCGATGTCGCCGGAACTCTGCGAAGCCGAACTGGCAGCGGTGCAGACCGTTTCGAAAATCACCTTTGAGCCGGGGTCGGCAACCGTCGCCGCGGGCAGCCGCGATACGCTGGATCAGATCGCCGATATCCTGTCGCGCTGTAACGGTGTGCGGCTGGAGATCCAGGGCCATACTGACAGTCAGGGGCGCGAGGAAATGAACCAGTCGCTCAGCCAGTCGCGAGCCCAATCGGTTCTGAACGAGCTGCGCGGACGGCGGCTGGTGACCAGCAGCTTTACCGCCAAGGGCTATGGCGAAAGCACACCAATTGCGACCAATGATACCGAGGAAGGGCGCGAGGCCAATCGCCGTATCGAATTCCGGCTGATCCGCCCGGCCAATGACCCGACAAGCGAAACGACCCTTGATGAGGCCGCCGCCGAAGAAGCCGCCCCAGACAGCGAACAGGAGACCTCCGGACAATGA
- the plsY gene encoding glycerol-3-phosphate 1-O-acyltransferase PlsY, translating into MPPIETAAPFLLLWAVIGYGLGAIPFGLLLTRIMGLGNLRAIGSGNIGTTNVLRTGSKKAAALTLLLDGGKGAAAVLLARVLAGEDAAQLAGLTAFLGHCFPIWLKFKGGKGVATFLGLMLALAWPVGIACCLTWLAAAYLSKISSMGALVSAVAAPLWCLLLGVPMITALAALLALIILWRHKENIARLRMGTEPRIGQK; encoded by the coding sequence ATGCCGCCAATTGAGACTGCCGCCCCATTTCTGCTGCTTTGGGCCGTGATCGGTTATGGTCTGGGGGCCATCCCCTTTGGCCTGCTGCTGACCCGGATCATGGGCTTGGGCAATCTTCGCGCCATTGGATCTGGCAATATCGGCACCACCAATGTGCTGCGCACCGGATCGAAAAAGGCCGCAGCGTTGACGCTGCTGCTGGACGGCGGCAAGGGCGCGGCGGCGGTCCTGCTGGCCCGTGTTCTGGCCGGTGAGGATGCAGCGCAGCTGGCCGGTCTCACCGCGTTTCTGGGTCACTGCTTCCCGATCTGGCTGAAGTTCAAAGGCGGCAAAGGCGTCGCGACCTTCCTCGGCCTGATGCTGGCACTGGCCTGGCCGGTGGGCATCGCCTGCTGTCTCACCTGGCTGGCGGCAGCCTATCTGAGCAAGATTTCCTCGATGGGCGCTCTGGTCTCAGCCGTGGCCGCACCGCTGTGGTGCCTGCTGCTGGGTGTCCCGATGATCACGGCACTGGCCGCGCTTCTGGCGCTGATCATCCTCTGGCGGCACAAGGAAAACATCGCCCGGCTGCGCATGGGCACCGAACCGAGGATCGGCCAGAAATAG
- the ubiA gene encoding 4-hydroxybenzoate octaprenyltransferase yields the protein MQGGTPTPDGQVADAVKGNWVDHYAPAWSRPYLRLSRADRPIGTWLLLIPCWWGLMLAILWDQSPRWGDLWIFVACGAGAWLMRGAGCTWNDITDRNFDGQVERTRSRPIPSGQVTVRGAVIWMGLQALVSLGILLTFNQAAIAMGILALFPVAIYPFAKRFTWWPQVFLGLAFNWGAMLAWVAHTGTLNWPAVILYLAGIAWTLFYDTIYAHQDTEDDALIGVKSTARLFGTQTPMWLRRFIVATVSLMGIAIILAVQPQGSVLALVLALVAPWAMGWHMTWQLRVFDAENGERLLQLFRLNRDTGLIPLIFFAAALFA from the coding sequence ATGCAAGGCGGGACGCCAACACCAGATGGACAGGTCGCAGATGCGGTCAAAGGCAATTGGGTCGATCACTACGCCCCGGCATGGAGCCGTCCCTATCTGCGGCTGAGCCGCGCCGATCGCCCCATCGGAACCTGGTTGCTGCTGATCCCCTGCTGGTGGGGCCTGATGCTGGCGATCCTCTGGGATCAAAGCCCGCGCTGGGGTGATCTGTGGATCTTTGTGGCCTGCGGTGCCGGTGCCTGGCTGATGCGCGGCGCAGGTTGTACCTGGAACGATATCACCGACCGCAATTTTGACGGTCAGGTCGAACGCACCCGCTCGCGCCCCATTCCATCCGGTCAGGTGACCGTTCGCGGTGCGGTGATCTGGATGGGGCTTCAGGCGCTTGTCTCCCTTGGCATCCTGCTGACGTTCAATCAGGCGGCCATTGCCATGGGAATCCTCGCGCTGTTTCCGGTGGCCATCTATCCCTTTGCCAAGCGGTTTACCTGGTGGCCGCAGGTGTTTCTTGGCCTTGCCTTCAACTGGGGTGCGATGCTGGCCTGGGTTGCCCATACCGGCACGCTGAACTGGCCTGCGGTCATCCTGTATCTGGCGGGCATTGCCTGGACGCTGTTCTATGACACGATCTACGCCCATCAGGATACCGAGGATGACGCGCTGATCGGCGTGAAATCAACCGCCCGGCTGTTTGGCACGCAAACGCCAATGTGGCTGCGCCGCTTCATCGTGGCAACGGTCAGCCTGATGGGGATCGCGATCATTCTTGCGGTGCAGCCGCAGGGATCGGTGCTGGCGCTGGTGCTGGCGCTGGTGGCTCCTTGGGCGATGGGCTGGCACATGACCTGGCAACTCAGGGTGTTTGATGCCGAAAACGGCGAGCGCCTGTTGCAGCTGTTTCGGCTCAATCGGGATACGGGCTTGATTCCGCTGATCTTCTTTGCTGCAGCTCTGTTCGCATGA